A window of the Brassica oleracea var. oleracea cultivar TO1000 chromosome C1, BOL, whole genome shotgun sequence genome harbors these coding sequences:
- the LOC106296503 gene encoding monoacylglycerol lipase ABHD6-like — protein sequence MVNWVEAQKPLLNGLMKMAGVVPYTLEIEPGTKMNFWVPKEILKKKSRTGKPAKPDKPTKPAILLIHGFAAEGIVTWQFQVGALSKKYSVYIPDLLFFGGSYSDNSDRSPAFQANCLVKGLRILGVDKFVPVGFSYGGMVAFKIAEAYPEMVRAMVVSGSILAMTDSISESSLNRLGFSSSKELLLPTSVKELKALFTIAVHKPLWFPKRLFKDFIEVMFNNRKERAELLEAVEVSNKDVTIPHFPWKIHLLWGESDQIFDFELAKNMKTELGENATIESIKKAGHLVQLERPCVYNRRLKKFLASVHSEEKLIQ from the exons ATGGTCAACTGGGTCGAGGCACAAAAGCCATTGCTGAACGGTCTTATGAAAATGGCCGGTGTCGTTCCCTACACTTTAGAGATCGAACCAGGAACAAAGATGAACTTTTGGGTTCCTAAAGAAATCCTAAAGAAGAAATCCCGTACCGGAAAACCAGCCAAACCGGATAAACCAACCAAACCGGCGATTTTATTAATCCACGGCTTCGCAGCTGAAGGAATCGTAACGTGGCAGTTTCAAGTCGGTGCATTATCCAAGAAGTACTCGGTTTACATACCGGACCTCCTCTTTTTCGGTGGTTCCTACTCCGATAACTCTGACCGGTCTCCGGCGTTTCAAGCCAACTGTTTGGTCAAGGGGCTTCGTATCCTCGGTGTGGATAAATTTGTTCCCGTAGGGTTTAGCTACGGTGGCATGGTGGCTTTCAAGATTGCCGAGGCTTACCCGGAGATGGTTAGGGCAATGGTTGTGTCCGGTTCGATACTCGCGATGACCGACTCCATTAGTGAGTCGAGCTTGAACCGGTTAGGGTTTAGTTCTTCCAAGGAACTCTTGTTACCGACTTCGGTTAAGGAACTTAAGGCTCTCTTCACCATTGCCGTGCATAAACCCTTGTGGTTTCCCAAACGATTGTTCAAAGACTTCATTGAG GTGATGTTCAACAACAGGAAAGAAAGAGCTGAATTATTAGAGGCTGTTGAAGTCAGCAACAAGGACGTGACAATACCTCATTTCCCATGG AAAATACATTTATTGTGGGGTGAAAGTGATCAAATCTTTGACTTCGAGTTAGCTAAAAACATGAAAAC AGAATTAGGTGAGAACGCAACAATAGAAAGCATAAAGAAGGCAGGTCATTTGGTGCAACTGGAAAGGCCTTGTGTTTACAATAGGCGCCTCAAAAAGTTTCTTGCATCCGTTCATTCTGAAGAAAAACTCATTCAATAA
- the LOC106298191 gene encoding GATA transcription factor 19-like → MGLSMFFSSENDVVHHHSSPYASVDCTLSLGTPSTRLFNDDDDRRFSTHTSNNISNPLGSWDFLHGGKKAGGGGGNNLVARRCANCDTTSTPLWRNGPSGPKSLCNACGIRFKKEERRTSAAGNSTSGGGLTAFGVPASDHHGGADNYYNNNSNNNHYCASTSPWTHHQQQNTQRVPYYSPANNNKYSFVDDVRESHDITTDPFLSWRLNVADRTRLVHDCTM, encoded by the exons ATGGGTTTGTCAATGTTCTTCTCCTCTGAAAATGATGTCGTCCATCATCACTCCTCGCCTTATGCTTCTGTTGACTGCACTCTCTCCCTTGGAACTCCCTCTACTCGCCTCTTCAACGACGACGATGACCGTAGATTCTCTACTCATACTTCGAACAATATCTCCAACCCCTTAGGCTCATGGGACTTCTTGCACGGTGGCAAGAAAGCCGGTGGAGGCGGCGGAAACAACTTAGTTGCTCGCCGCTGCGCTAACTGTGACACCACTTCTACTCCTCTTTGGAGAAACGGTCCAAGTGGTCCCAAG TCACTGTGCAATGCGTGTGGAATCCGATTCAAGAAGGAAGAAAGACGTACGTCGGCAGCCGGAAACTCTACTTCCGGTGGAGGACTAACGGCTTTTGGTGTTCCGGCATCGGATCATCACGGAGGTGCAGATAACTATTATAATAACAACAGTAATAATAATCATTATTGTGCATCAACGTCGCCTTGGACTCACCACCAACAGCAAAATACGCAAAGAGTTCCTTATTACTCGCCGGCGAACAACAACAAATATTCTTTCGTTGATGACGTCAGAGAGAGCCATGATATCACGACCGATCCCTTCTTGTCTTGGAGGCTTAACGTTGCCGACCGGACCAGACTTGTCCATGATTGTACGATGTGA
- the LOC106300504 gene encoding monoacylglycerol lipase ABHD6-like isoform X2, whose amino-acid sequence MVNLVVALRSSMCMIVKSAGIVPYTVEIEPGTNIHFWLPKKTGDKPAVLLIHGFAGDGVMTWALQVRSLSKRYSVYIPDLPFFGKSYTDKPDRSPEFQAECLVKAMRILGVKTFVPVGFSYGGVVAFKIAELHGDMVKALVVSGSPPVMTDSNVNRFGFSSVSDVLLPKTVKGLKFLLSLAMHKRIWLPSWPLKDYLKTMFTNRKERAELLEALVISNDNTFPSFPQKIHLLWGENDQFFSLEFAKDLRIKLGEITSMESIKNGGHLVQLERPFIYNKLLNKFLASVENL is encoded by the exons ATGGTGAACTTGGTGGTTGCACTAAGATCCTCGATGTGCATGATCGTAAAATCAGCCGGCATTGTTCCCTACACCGTAGAAATCGAACCAGGAACCAATATTCATTTCTGGTTACCAAAGAAAACCGGCGATAAACCGGCCGTGTTACTCATACATGGTTTTGCCGGCGATGGAGTGATGACTTGGGCGTTACAGGTTCGTTCTTTATCAAAGAGATACTCTGTTTATATACCGGACTTGCCCTTCTTCGGTAAGTCGTACACCGATAAACCGGACCGGTCACCGGAGTTTCAAGCCGAGTGTTTGGTAAAGGCTATGCGTATCCTTGGCGTGAAAACGTTTGTTCCGGTCGGGTTTAGCTACGGTGGCGTTGTGGCGTTCAAGATTGCGGAGTTGCATGGGGACATGGTTAAGGCTTTAGTGGTGTCTGGTTCTCCTCCGGTTATGACTGACTCGAATGTGAACCGGTTTGGGTTTAGTTCAGTTTCGGATGTCTTGTTACCCAAAACGGTTAAAGGACTTAAGTTTCTTCTCTCCTTAGCTATGCATAAACGCATCTGGCTCCCAAGTTGGCCACTAAAAGATTACCTTAAG ACAATGTTTACTAATAGGAAAGAAAGGGCTGAACTCTTAGAAGCTCTAGTCATCAGTAATGACAATACATTCCCAAGTTTTCCTCAG AAAATACATCTTTTGTGGGGCGAAAATGATCAATTCTTCAGTCTTGAATTTGCGAAAGATCTGCGAAT AAAATTGGGAGAAATAACAAGCATGGAAAGTATAAAGAATGGAGGTCACTTGGTGCAACTGGAAAGACCATTTATCTACAACAAACTTCTCAACAAATTTCTTGCTTCCGTAGAAAATCTTTAA
- the LOC106300414 gene encoding ATPase family AAA domain-containing protein 3C — translation MARWFPFFSSPPSDSPANQSSSESKPERDEPKGSGFDPEALERAAKALREINSSPHSKQVFDLMRKQEKTRLAESAADKSRNDAIRAHSDIERQQRLAEAQRSLLQTEALTKAQTLRYEDELARKRQQTDHEAQRHHNVELVRMQEESSMRKERSRISTEEQIQAQQRQTEKERAELERETIRVKAMAEAEGRAHEAKLTEDQNRRLLMERINGEREKWLAAINTMFGHIEGGFRTLLTDRNKLIVAVGGATALAAGVYTTREGARVTWGYINRMLGQPSLIRESSMGRFPLAGTMSQLKNRISGAAALSAAKGSKPLDNVILHPSLKKRIEHLARATSNTKSHQAPFRNMMFYGPPGTGKTMVAREIARKSGLDYAMMTGGDVAPLGSQAVTKIHQIFDWAKTSNKGLLLFIDEADAFLCERNSVYMSEAQRSALNALLFRTGDQSRDIVLVLATNRPGDLDSAVTDRIDEVIEFPLPGEEERFKLLNLYLNNYLKKNEENRDTKPKWSHLFKKLSQKIRVEDDLTDKVISEAARKTEGFSGREIAKLVAGVQAGVYGRKDCVLDSQLFKEIVEYKVEEHHQRIRLASEGCQPLLFS, via the exons ATGGCTAGATGGTTTCCTTTCTTCTCTTCTCCTCCGTCAGATTCTCCGGCGAATCAATCCTCGTCTGAGTCCAAACCAGAGCGCGATGAGCCCAAAGGCTCGGGCTTTGATCCCGAGGCTCTGGAGAGAGCTGCGAAGGCTCTTAGAGAGATCAACAGCTCTCCTCACTCCAAACAG GTGTTTGATCTCATGAGGAAGCAAGAGAAAACTCGATTAGCTGAGTCAGCAGCTGACAAGTCTCGTAACGATGCTATTCGAGCACACAGTGATATT GAGAGACAGCAGAGATTAGCAGAGGCACAGAGAAGCCTTTTGCAGACAGAAGCACTAACCAAAGCTCAGACTCTTCGGTACGAGGATGAGTTAGCCAGAAAGAGGCAGCAGACAGATCACGAAGCGCAGAGACATCACAACGTCGAGTTGGTGAGGATGCAAGAGGAGTCTTCCATGAGGAAAGAGAGATCGAGGATCTCAACAGAAGAGCAGATCCAAGCTCAGCAACGCCAGACCGAGAAAGAGAGAGCTGAGCTCGAGCGAGAGACCATTCGAGTCAAAGCCATGGCTGAAGCTGAAGGGAGGGCTCACGAGGCCAAGCTTACCGAGGATCAGAACAGAAGGCTGCTTATGGAGAGGATAAACGGTGAGAGGGAGAAGTGGCTTGCTGCAATCAACACCATGTTTGGTCACATCGAAGGAGGGTTCAGGACTCTGTTAACGGATCGGAATAAGCTGATTGTGGCTGTTGGTGGTGCTACAGCGTTGGCTGCAGGTGTTTACACTACTCG TGAGGGAGCTAGAGTCACATGGGGATACATTAACAGGATGCTTGGCCAACCATCACTTATCAGAGAATCTTCAATGGGTAGGTTTCCATTGGCAGGCACAATGTCTCAGCTGAAAAACAGAATCTCAGGGGCAGCAGCCTTATCTGCAGCCAAAGGATCAAAGCCGCTTGACAATGTAATTCTCCATCCTTCTTTAAAGAAGCGAATCGAGCATCTGGCTAGAGCTACATCGAACACCAAGTCACACCAAGCACCGTTCCGCAACATGATGTTTTATGGACCTCCTGGTACTGGTAAAACTATGGTGGCAAGAGAAATAGCTCGAAAATCG GGTCTGGATTATGCTATGATGACAGGAGGAGATGTTGCTCCTTTGGGATCACAAGCTGTTACTAAAATCCATCAGATATTTGATTGGGCTAAGACGTCTAACAAAGGTTTACTTCTTTTCATTGATGAAGCTGATGCTTTCCTATGCGA ACGTAACAGCGTTTACATGAGTGAGGCTCAGCGTAGTGCTCTGAACGCTTTACTCTTCAGAACCGGTGATCAGTCCCGAGACATTGTTCTCGTCTTGGCTACCAACAGACCTGGAGATCTCGACAGTGCGGTTACAGACAGGATAGATGAAGTCATTGAGTTCCCACTTCCAGGTGAAGAGGAACGTTTCAAGCTACTCAACCTCTATCTCAATAACTACTTGAAGAAGAATGAAGAGAACAGAGATACAAAGCCTAAATGGAGTCATTTGTTTAAGAAGCTGTCACAGAAGATTAGAGTTGAAGATGACTTGACTGATAAAGTGATCTCCGAGGCTGCGAGGAAGACTGAAGGATTCTCTGGCCGTGAGATCGCAAAGCTTGTGGCTGGAGTACAAGCTGGAGTGTACGGAAGGAAGGACTGCGTGTTGGATTCTCAGCTTTTTAAAGAGATTGTTGAGTATAAAGTTGAAGAGCATCACCAGAGGATTAGGCTTGCTTCTGAAGGTTGTCAGCCATTACTCTTCTCTTAA
- the LOC106300504 gene encoding monoacylglycerol lipase ABHD6-like isoform X1, with product MVNLVVALRSSMCMIVKSAGIVPYTVEIEPGTNIHFWLPKKTGDKPAVLLIHGFAGDGVMTWALQVRSLSKRYSVYIPDLPFFGKSYTDKPDRSPEFQAECLVKAMRILGVKTFVPVGFSYGGVVAFKIAELHGDMVKALVVSGSPPVMTDSNVNRFGFSSVSDVLLPKTVKGLKFLLSLAMHKRIWLPSWPLKDYLKVHQTMFTNRKERAELLEALVISNDNTFPSFPQKIHLLWGENDQFFSLEFAKDLRIKLGEITSMESIKNGGHLVQLERPFIYNKLLNKFLASVENL from the exons ATGGTGAACTTGGTGGTTGCACTAAGATCCTCGATGTGCATGATCGTAAAATCAGCCGGCATTGTTCCCTACACCGTAGAAATCGAACCAGGAACCAATATTCATTTCTGGTTACCAAAGAAAACCGGCGATAAACCGGCCGTGTTACTCATACATGGTTTTGCCGGCGATGGAGTGATGACTTGGGCGTTACAGGTTCGTTCTTTATCAAAGAGATACTCTGTTTATATACCGGACTTGCCCTTCTTCGGTAAGTCGTACACCGATAAACCGGACCGGTCACCGGAGTTTCAAGCCGAGTGTTTGGTAAAGGCTATGCGTATCCTTGGCGTGAAAACGTTTGTTCCGGTCGGGTTTAGCTACGGTGGCGTTGTGGCGTTCAAGATTGCGGAGTTGCATGGGGACATGGTTAAGGCTTTAGTGGTGTCTGGTTCTCCTCCGGTTATGACTGACTCGAATGTGAACCGGTTTGGGTTTAGTTCAGTTTCGGATGTCTTGTTACCCAAAACGGTTAAAGGACTTAAGTTTCTTCTCTCCTTAGCTATGCATAAACGCATCTGGCTCCCAAGTTGGCCACTAAAAGATTACCTTAAGGTGCATCAG ACAATGTTTACTAATAGGAAAGAAAGGGCTGAACTCTTAGAAGCTCTAGTCATCAGTAATGACAATACATTCCCAAGTTTTCCTCAG AAAATACATCTTTTGTGGGGCGAAAATGATCAATTCTTCAGTCTTGAATTTGCGAAAGATCTGCGAAT AAAATTGGGAGAAATAACAAGCATGGAAAGTATAAAGAATGGAGGTCACTTGGTGCAACTGGAAAGACCATTTATCTACAACAAACTTCTCAACAAATTTCTTGCTTCCGTAGAAAATCTTTAA
- the LOC106296996 gene encoding protein RADIALIS-like 3, giving the protein MASNSMSSNTSWTRKENKLFERALAIYEQDTPDRWHNIARAVGGKSAEEVRRHYELLVRDVNDIESGRYPHPTYRSNGN; this is encoded by the coding sequence ATGGCTTCCAACTCCATGAGTTCTAACACTTCTTGGACGCGTAAGGAGAACAAACTATTTGAAAGGGCTTTGGCTATATATGAGCAGGACACTCCTGACCGATGGCATAACATTGCTAGAGCAGTTGGTGGGAAATCAGCTGAAGAAGTAAGGAGACACTACGAGCTCCTCGTAAGGGATGTCAATGACATTGAGTCAGGGCGTTATCCGCATCCTACTTACCGTTCAAATGGAAACTGA